One genomic window of Pseudoxanthomonas sp. includes the following:
- a CDS encoding iron ABC transporter permease: MKGWLSSARLRRLGLWAGVGVLLALMVVSGCVGTRTLSLTTTWQAVHAFDPNNSDHLLVRLLRIPRTLIAVVVGCALGAAGAVMQALTRNPLADPGLLGINAGAATAITVAVAGFGITDVTGYLWCGMGGAALAGAGVYLLGGARRGIDPVRLVLAGVALTVVLQALTQVILLNSDDAVYDQFRHWSVGSLQGRGVGVLWPVAVATLIGSALALALARSLDAVVLGEDLGHALGAHPLRTWGLAMLAVVVLAGAATAAAGPLAFVGLTAPHVARRIVGPAHRVLIPASMLVAALLLLAADILGRVIAWPSEIGVGIMAALIGGPCFVALARQRRSAHL; the protein is encoded by the coding sequence TTGAAAGGTTGGCTGTCCTCCGCACGCCTGCGTCGCCTCGGTTTGTGGGCCGGTGTTGGCGTGCTGCTGGCGCTGATGGTGGTCAGTGGCTGCGTGGGCACGCGCACGCTCTCGCTGACCACGACCTGGCAGGCGGTGCACGCCTTCGATCCGAACAACAGCGACCACCTGCTGGTGAGGCTGCTGCGCATTCCACGCACGCTGATCGCGGTGGTGGTCGGTTGCGCGCTGGGCGCAGCCGGTGCGGTGATGCAGGCGCTGACGCGCAATCCGCTGGCCGATCCCGGGCTGCTTGGCATCAATGCCGGCGCGGCCACGGCGATCACCGTGGCGGTGGCGGGGTTTGGCATCACCGATGTCACCGGCTACCTGTGGTGTGGCATGGGCGGCGCGGCGCTGGCCGGTGCGGGCGTGTATCTGCTGGGCGGTGCGCGGCGCGGAATCGACCCGGTACGCCTGGTGCTGGCAGGCGTTGCATTGACGGTGGTGTTGCAGGCGCTGACGCAGGTGATCCTGCTCAACAGTGACGACGCGGTGTACGACCAGTTCCGGCACTGGTCGGTCGGCTCGCTGCAGGGCCGCGGTGTGGGCGTGCTGTGGCCGGTCGCGGTGGCGACGCTGATCGGCAGCGCGCTGGCGCTGGCGCTGGCCCGTTCGCTCGATGCGGTAGTCCTGGGCGAAGACCTGGGTCACGCCCTGGGCGCCCATCCGCTGCGGACGTGGGGCCTGGCGATGCTGGCGGTGGTCGTGCTGGCGGGCGCGGCCACCGCCGCGGCGGGGCCGCTGGCCTTCGTCGGGCTGACCGCGCCGCACGTGGCACGCAGGATCGTCGGGCCGGCGCATCGGGTGCTGATCCCGGCCTCGATGCTGGTCGCTGCGCTGCTGCTGCTTGCGGCCGACATCCTCGGCCGGGTCATCGCCTGGCCCAGCGAGATCGGGGTGGGGATCATGGCGGCCTTGATCGGCGGGCCGTGCTTCGTTGCGCTGGCGCGCCAGCGCCGGAGCGCGCACCTGTGA
- a CDS encoding YncE family protein: protein MRSSRVLRVSLLALALGAAPWALAQQGAFTAPDTSFAGKLSLKSPVAYAGETVELAGEGFKPGQQVTLSRGDTVLNAQPYVADAQGKFTAQLPVPADAVPGQHPLLVRVAGPDAAEVFSLKVSPKLALSSAPKQSLQRAPLARGLYQSAYSAKSNALFVTSAVGRPPVKQSELVKVDPKTLKIVARVTPQAAPTPPAAEGQPAREASLYAVYGVGVDDANGNVWVTNTRQGTVAVYRQSDLSLVKQFPAEAVPHSRDVIVDAQRHKAYVSATGETHVAVFDTNTLEQLKDIEIASARRGEKFTPTSLALDAAGGKLFTASIGTPEAVVIDTATDTVDKVIALGNATSAIGVGWDAGAKRLLVVAQGSDNLLIVDPATGKVEHDVPVGAGPLNVAVDPVSGLAYVSNRASGTLAVVDRDGKVVANLDGGTLPNHVHADGKGVVYAINKSRGEDDPKGDQVTRIVTRR, encoded by the coding sequence TTGCGTTCCTCCCGCGTCCTACGCGTCTCGCTGTTGGCCCTGGCACTGGGTGCCGCGCCGTGGGCGTTGGCCCAGCAGGGCGCCTTCACCGCACCTGATACCAGCTTTGCCGGCAAGCTCAGCCTGAAGAGCCCGGTGGCCTATGCCGGCGAAACGGTCGAACTGGCCGGCGAGGGCTTCAAGCCCGGCCAGCAGGTGACCTTGTCGCGCGGCGACACCGTGCTCAACGCGCAGCCGTACGTGGCCGATGCGCAGGGCAAGTTCACCGCGCAGCTGCCGGTGCCGGCCGATGCGGTGCCGGGCCAGCATCCGCTGCTGGTGCGCGTGGCCGGGCCGGACGCGGCCGAGGTGTTCTCGCTGAAGGTGTCGCCGAAGCTGGCGCTGTCCAGCGCCCCGAAGCAGTCGCTCCAGCGCGCGCCACTGGCTCGCGGCCTGTACCAGTCCGCCTACAGCGCCAAGAGCAACGCGCTGTTCGTGACCTCGGCGGTGGGTCGCCCGCCGGTCAAGCAGTCCGAGCTGGTCAAGGTCGATCCCAAGACGCTCAAGATCGTCGCCCGGGTCACCCCGCAGGCGGCGCCGACGCCACCTGCGGCGGAAGGGCAGCCGGCCCGCGAGGCCAGCCTGTACGCGGTCTATGGCGTGGGCGTGGACGATGCCAACGGCAATGTGTGGGTGACCAACACGCGCCAGGGCACGGTGGCGGTGTACCGCCAGTCCGACCTGTCGCTAGTCAAGCAGTTCCCGGCCGAAGCGGTGCCGCATTCGCGCGATGTCATCGTCGATGCGCAGCGCCACAAGGCCTATGTCTCGGCCACGGGCGAAACCCACGTGGCGGTGTTCGACACCAACACGCTTGAGCAGCTCAAGGACATCGAGATCGCCAGTGCCCGGCGCGGCGAGAAGTTCACGCCCACCAGCCTGGCGCTGGACGCGGCAGGCGGCAAGCTGTTCACCGCCAGCATCGGCACGCCCGAGGCGGTGGTGATCGATACCGCGACCGACACCGTCGACAAGGTGATCGCACTGGGCAACGCGACGAGTGCAATCGGGGTCGGCTGGGACGCCGGCGCCAAGCGCCTGCTGGTGGTCGCGCAGGGCAGCGACAACCTGCTGATCGTCGATCCGGCGACGGGCAAGGTCGAACACGACGTGCCGGTCGGCGCGGGCCCGCTGAACGTGGCGGTCGATCCGGTCTCGGGCCTGGCCTATGTCAGCAATCGCGCCTCGGGCACGCTGGCCGTGGTCGATCGCGACGGCAAGGTCGTGGCCAACCTCGATGGCGGCACGCTGCCCAACCATGTCCATGCCGACGGCAAGGGCGTGGTGTATGCGATCAACAAGTCGCGCGGCGAGGATGATCCCAAGGGCGACCAGGTCACGCGCATCGTGACTCGCAGGTAA
- a CDS encoding alpha/beta hydrolase-fold protein — translation MSRVASSPRRLPRSLAPALLAVAVMAAIPVAGAQQRGRAQQDIGQTVAERTSAHYRFQRFVVSSPDGTRTWRINLGVPEGPAPAGGFPAFWMLDGNAALQVFDDALLDELASATPQVLVFVGYDNQQRVDTEARTRDYTPSATTRGEGDALERVGGGAAAFLQAIEHQIRPEVARRAPIDPQRQALWGHSFGGLFVLQALYSGQANFQTYAPASPSLWWDHGMMLGAPEQQFVAGNAGRAARVLLMLGGAERHPDNSNRNMANPRVASHLMRVADAPPGAAFDLSERLRQVSGLQVEYREFEGLSHGPTLPASLLYALHAVAGIADHSGRIAP, via the coding sequence ATGTCCCGCGTTGCATCGTCTCCCCGCCGCCTGCCACGGTCCCTGGCGCCCGCGCTGCTCGCCGTGGCCGTAATGGCGGCCATCCCGGTGGCAGGCGCGCAGCAGCGTGGCCGGGCCCAGCAGGACATCGGCCAGACCGTGGCCGAACGGACCTCGGCCCATTACCGGTTCCAGCGGTTTGTCGTGTCCAGCCCGGACGGCACGCGCACCTGGCGGATCAACCTGGGCGTTCCCGAAGGGCCGGCGCCAGCCGGCGGCTTCCCGGCGTTCTGGATGCTCGACGGCAACGCGGCGCTGCAGGTGTTCGACGATGCGCTGCTGGACGAACTGGCCAGCGCCACGCCACAGGTGCTGGTGTTCGTCGGCTACGACAACCAGCAGCGCGTCGATACGGAGGCGCGTACGCGCGACTACACGCCCTCGGCGACGACGCGTGGCGAAGGCGACGCGCTTGAGCGCGTCGGTGGCGGTGCCGCGGCTTTCCTGCAGGCAATCGAACACCAGATCCGCCCGGAAGTCGCCCGGCGCGCGCCCATCGATCCACAACGGCAGGCATTGTGGGGGCATTCGTTCGGTGGCCTGTTCGTGCTGCAGGCCTTGTACAGCGGCCAGGCGAACTTCCAGACCTACGCGCCGGCCAGTCCGTCGCTGTGGTGGGACCACGGGATGATGCTGGGCGCACCGGAGCAGCAGTTCGTGGCAGGCAATGCAGGCCGCGCGGCGCGCGTGCTGCTGATGCTGGGCGGCGCCGAGCGCCATCCGGACAACAGCAATCGCAACATGGCCAATCCCCGCGTGGCATCGCACCTCATGCGCGTGGCCGATGCGCCGCCGGGTGCGGCGTTCGACCTGTCCGAGCGACTCCGGCAGGTGTCCGGCCTGCAGGTCGAATACCGCGAATTCGAAGGCCTGAGCCACGGCCCGACGTTGCCGGCCTCGCTGCTCTATGCGCTGCATGCGGTGGCCGGGATCGCCGACCACAGCGGCCGCATCGCGCCATGA
- the fepB gene encoding Fe2+-enterobactin ABC transporter substrate-binding protein, with amino-acid sequence MRVASGFKRGWSGLFTALLAVSLAACGGGSPSGKTAGAVTEPAATVWRTFNNADGTTTDIPAQPVRILSTSVAITGTLLAIDAPVVASASSAKHQFFAQWAQVAQARKVEDVWPAGGVNLEAAYAVKPDLIVVAVSGNDSAMPQLAELRKVAPTIVLDYGDQTWQDLALKLGRATGHEAQAEARIAAFEADVAQARAKIRAPAGKTNLISFNGAGMGNPIATRESAHGRLLGALGFDIEEPDPSWQTNAGQRKDFIWAPYENLSKLTAQTTFLLSVDDSGTQKFSSDPVLATLPSVRAHQVHGLGKNSFRIDYYSASEIVDDLVHKFGQ; translated from the coding sequence ATGCGTGTCGCATCGGGTTTCAAACGCGGCTGGAGCGGCCTGTTCACTGCGCTGCTGGCGGTCTCGCTGGCGGCCTGTGGCGGGGGCAGCCCTTCCGGCAAGACGGCGGGCGCGGTCACCGAGCCGGCCGCCACGGTGTGGCGCACGTTCAACAACGCCGATGGCACCACCACCGACATCCCCGCGCAGCCCGTGCGCATCCTGTCGACCTCGGTGGCGATCACCGGCACGCTGCTGGCGATCGACGCGCCCGTGGTGGCCAGTGCGTCCAGTGCCAAGCACCAGTTCTTCGCCCAGTGGGCCCAGGTCGCGCAGGCGCGCAAGGTCGAGGACGTCTGGCCTGCCGGCGGCGTCAATCTGGAAGCCGCCTATGCGGTCAAGCCGGACCTGATCGTGGTGGCGGTGAGCGGCAATGATTCGGCGATGCCGCAGCTGGCCGAGCTGCGCAAGGTCGCGCCGACCATCGTGCTCGATTACGGCGACCAGACCTGGCAGGACCTGGCCCTGAAGCTGGGCCGCGCCACCGGGCACGAGGCACAGGCCGAGGCGCGTATCGCAGCCTTCGAGGCGGACGTGGCGCAGGCCAGGGCAAAGATTCGTGCGCCGGCCGGCAAGACCAACCTGATCAGTTTCAACGGCGCGGGCATGGGCAATCCCATCGCCACGCGCGAAAGCGCGCACGGCCGCCTGCTGGGCGCGCTGGGCTTCGACATCGAAGAACCTGATCCGTCATGGCAGACCAACGCCGGCCAGCGCAAGGATTTCATCTGGGCGCCGTACGAAAATCTCTCCAAGCTGACCGCACAGACCACTTTCCTGCTGAGCGTGGACGACAGCGGCACGCAGAAATTCTCCAGCGATCCGGTGCTGGCCACGCTGCCGTCGGTGCGCGCGCACCAGGTCCACGGGCTGGGCAAGAATTCCTTCCGCATCGACTACTACAGCGCCAGCGAGATCGTGGACGATCTGGTGCACAAGTTCGGCCAGTGA
- a CDS encoding iron chelate uptake ABC transporter family permease subunit, with amino-acid sequence MRVHLRGVYVAAALCGLAVLLAICELLVGRMALSPAEVFQVLLGHGDGGIVARVVLDIRLPRALTALFAGAALGISGAIFQSVSRNALGSPDVIGFTVGAATGAIAQIVLFGGGALQVALAAVLGGCATAVLVYLLSLRAGVSGGYRLVLVGVGIGAILDALNGLMLVKGDLDTAVMANLWRAGSLDARTWDHAVPVLLGVVVLLPLVQAMARRLELIEMGDDLACQLGIGVERTRLLAIACGVVLAALATGAAGPIAFVALAAPQLAMRLCSGGRRPVLASAAMAACLLLVADLVAQLMPWSITLPIGRMTGMVGGAYLLWLLTRQRPSR; translated from the coding sequence ATGCGCGTCCATCTGCGTGGCGTGTACGTAGCGGCGGCGCTGTGCGGGCTGGCGGTGCTGCTGGCGATCTGCGAGTTGCTGGTCGGGCGCATGGCGCTGTCGCCGGCGGAGGTGTTCCAGGTGCTGCTCGGCCATGGCGATGGTGGGATCGTCGCGCGCGTCGTACTGGACATCCGCCTGCCGCGCGCGCTGACCGCGCTGTTCGCGGGGGCGGCGCTGGGCATCTCCGGTGCGATCTTCCAGTCGGTCTCGCGCAATGCGCTGGGTTCGCCGGACGTGATCGGCTTCACCGTGGGCGCGGCGACCGGTGCGATCGCGCAGATCGTGCTGTTCGGCGGTGGCGCTCTGCAGGTCGCACTGGCCGCGGTGCTGGGCGGCTGCGCGACCGCGGTGCTGGTGTACCTGCTGTCCCTGCGTGCCGGTGTCAGCGGCGGTTATCGCCTGGTGCTGGTCGGCGTGGGCATCGGTGCGATCCTGGACGCGCTCAACGGGCTGATGCTGGTCAAGGGCGACTTGGATACCGCGGTGATGGCCAACCTGTGGCGCGCCGGGTCGCTGGATGCGCGCACCTGGGATCACGCCGTGCCGGTGCTGCTGGGCGTGGTCGTGCTGCTGCCGCTGGTGCAGGCGATGGCGCGCAGGCTGGAACTGATCGAAATGGGCGATGACCTGGCCTGCCAGCTCGGCATCGGTGTCGAACGCACGCGGCTGCTGGCCATCGCCTGTGGCGTGGTGCTGGCGGCGCTGGCCACTGGCGCGGCCGGGCCGATCGCCTTCGTCGCCCTGGCTGCGCCGCAGCTGGCCATGCGCCTGTGCAGCGGCGGTCGTCGCCCGGTGCTGGCCTCGGCGGCGATGGCCGCGTGCCTGTTGCTGGTCGCTGACCTGGTCGCGCAATTGATGCCCTGGTCCATCACCCTGCCGATCGGGCGCATGACCGGGATGGTTGGCGGCGCCTACCTGCTGTGGCTGCTGACCCGCCAGCGCCCGTCACGATGA